The following coding sequences lie in one Thermosulfuriphilus ammonigenes genomic window:
- a CDS encoding UPF0280 family protein, whose protein sequence is MALLKPSRERFYRRWINRRDLISFQVQVKETDLFILAQEDLRSEITALVLSLRSQIESYIQRYPLFLESLAPLPSDPLAPPIVQKMLAAGLKAGVGPMAAVAGAIAEAAAREAVARGLTQEIFIENGGDCFLMGRQDLIVAIYAGKSPFSGRLGLKIPAHLQPLSVCTSSGKIGHSLSLGQAEAVTVLAKEAALADAAATAIGNVVRKTADIPRALKAASQIPDLLGVVVIIGDRIGAQGKALELVALD, encoded by the coding sequence ATGGCGCTCTTAAAACCTTCAAGGGAACGTTTCTATCGCCGCTGGATCAACCGGCGGGATCTAATCTCTTTTCAGGTTCAGGTAAAGGAGACGGATCTCTTCATCCTCGCCCAAGAGGATCTGCGCTCGGAGATAACCGCCCTGGTTCTATCCCTCCGAAGCCAGATAGAAAGCTACATCCAGCGTTACCCCCTCTTTCTGGAGTCCCTGGCCCCTCTGCCATCAGATCCTCTCGCTCCTCCGATAGTTCAGAAGATGTTGGCCGCCGGCCTTAAGGCCGGGGTGGGGCCTATGGCCGCTGTTGCCGGAGCCATTGCCGAGGCAGCGGCCAGAGAGGCCGTCGCCCGGGGGCTAACCCAGGAGATCTTTATAGAAAATGGAGGAGACTGCTTTCTTATGGGCCGCCAAGATCTAATTGTGGCCATCTATGCCGGGAAATCTCCCTTTTCGGGAAGGCTGGGGCTAAAGATTCCCGCCCACCTTCAACCCCTTTCGGTCTGCACCTCTTCCGGAAAGATCGGCCATTCTCTCTCCCTAGGGCAGGCCGAGGCAGTTACGGTGCTGGCCAAAGAGGCCGCCCTGGCCGATGCCGCAGCCACGGCCATAGGAAACGTAGTCCGCAAAACGGCCGATATTCCCCGGGCCCTTAAAGCCGCCAGCCAAATCCCGGATCTTTTAGGGGTGGTGGTCATCATTGGCGATCGAATTGGGGCCCAAGGTAAGGCCCTGGAACTGGTTGCCTTGGACTAA
- a CDS encoding FumA C-terminus/TtdB family hydratase beta subunit: MKIELPVKTRLAFPLKDKSPLASLRAGDWILISGKILAGRDQTHRRLLELLEADRPLPFNPQGQLIYYVGPTPAPPGRPIGSAGPTTSYRMDAYTPRLLELGVAATMGKGPRGPEVRKAMLQHQAIYLAAIGGAGAYLSRCIKDATPLAFEELGPEALLLLEVEDFPAVVINDLIGQDYYQLAREKWRS; encoded by the coding sequence GTGAAGATAGAGCTTCCGGTAAAGACAAGGCTGGCCTTCCCCCTTAAGGATAAGAGCCCCCTGGCATCCTTAAGGGCTGGCGACTGGATTCTTATATCGGGAAAAATCCTGGCCGGACGAGACCAGACACACCGCCGTCTCTTGGAGCTTCTTGAGGCCGACCGGCCTCTCCCCTTCAACCCCCAAGGTCAGCTCATCTATTATGTTGGCCCCACCCCCGCCCCTCCTGGCCGCCCCATTGGCTCAGCCGGCCCCACTACCAGCTACCGAATGGATGCTTATACCCCCAGACTTCTAGAGCTTGGCGTGGCCGCTACCATGGGTAAAGGACCCCGAGGGCCAGAAGTCCGAAAGGCCATGCTCCAGCACCAGGCCATATACCTGGCGGCTATAGGTGGAGCCGGAGCTTATCTTTCCCGGTGTATCAAGGACGCCACCCCCCTGGCCTTTGAAGAGCTTGGCCCGGAAGCCCTTTTGCTTTTAGAGGTAGAAGACTTTCCGGCGGTGGTCATCAACGATCTGATAGGGCAAGACTACTATCAGCTAGCCCGCGAGAAATGGCGCTCTTAA
- a CDS encoding fumarate hydratase, with translation MKIISQEEVIEAVARLAIEANVDLPPEVEKALRDARQKEVSPTGKMALSILLENARLAREAGLPICQDTGVAVIFVRLGQEICLQGDLYEAINRGIARGYSQGRLRPSVADPLTRKNTGDNTPAIIHLELAPGEDLTISLLPKGCGSENMSAIRMLPPSVGKAGIIDFVVETVSRAGANPCPPVTVGVGLGGDFELAALMAKRALLRPLGSRNPRTDVALLEETILEKINALGIGPLGLGGRQTALSVNIETAPCHIASLPVAVNIQCHAARLKEVSL, from the coding sequence ATGAAGATCATCTCCCAAGAAGAGGTCATTGAGGCCGTAGCCCGTTTGGCCATAGAGGCCAATGTTGACCTTCCCCCGGAGGTGGAGAAGGCCCTGCGGGATGCCCGACAAAAAGAGGTCTCCCCCACCGGGAAGATGGCCCTTTCTATTCTTTTAGAGAATGCCCGCTTGGCCAGAGAAGCTGGTCTTCCTATCTGCCAAGACACTGGTGTGGCCGTCATCTTTGTCCGCCTGGGGCAGGAGATTTGCCTTCAAGGAGATCTCTATGAAGCCATAAACCGAGGAATAGCCCGAGGATATAGCCAAGGACGCCTGCGGCCTTCCGTGGCCGATCCCTTAACCCGGAAAAATACGGGTGACAACACCCCAGCCATAATCCACCTAGAACTCGCTCCCGGAGAGGATCTAACAATTTCTCTCCTGCCCAAAGGTTGTGGTAGTGAAAACATGAGTGCCATCCGGATGCTCCCTCCTTCGGTAGGGAAGGCCGGAATAATTGACTTTGTGGTGGAGACAGTCTCCCGGGCTGGAGCTAATCCCTGCCCTCCAGTCACCGTAGGGGTGGGGCTTGGAGGCGACTTTGAGCTGGCCGCCCTCATGGCCAAAAGGGCCCTTCTGCGCCCTTTAGGGAGCCGCAACCCCCGAACAGATGTAGCCTTGCTGGAAGAGACAATTCTGGAGAAGATAAACGCCTTGGGCATTGGCCCTCTGGGCCTTGGCGGCCGCCAAACGGCCCTCTCCGTCAACATAGAGACTGCTCCCTGTCACATCGCCAGTTTGCCGGTAGCAGTCAATATCCAGTGTCATGCCGCCCGGCTAAAAGAGGTGAGCCTGTGA
- the fusA gene encoding elongation factor G, giving the protein MAVRLERIRNIGIIAHIDAGKTTLTERILYYTGKIHRMGEVHEGAAQMDWMPEEQERGITISSAVTTCYWQGHEIHIIDTPGHVDFTIEVERSLRVLDGAVGVFCAVGGVEPQSETVWHQADKYRVPKVAFVNKMDRLGADFTKVLQEMRDKLAANPLVITFPYGAEDRFQGVVDVIAQRLILWDEASQGEKFTYHPLPDELIAEARDYREALLETLADIDDSIMEKYLAEEEITEAEIHQAIRRATLGLKGVPVFAGAALKNKGVQPLIDGIVRYLPSPLDVPPVEGLNPKTGELESRPPKEGGPLAALAFKVQMFEGRKMVYVRIYSGRLEVGKAVLNVGKGLKEKVARIFRVHANKRERLEEAGPGAIVAVMGLKGTATGDTLADPEHPILLEPIETYEPVISIAVEPKTRADEEKVHQVLSRVAEEDPTFRVRFDEETGQTIVSGMGELHLEVILQRIKREYHLPINVGRPQVVYRETITRPAEATEVFDRDIAGVRQKVEATLAIAPLPRGAGRQIRIEPPLAEELPEALRQELEETLYQSLEAGVAGYPVWDIEIRLKRLFFAETAGNLAIKAAITAALKQALEAAGPVLLEPIMALEILTPGEFMGDIIGDLTARGGKVETIEARGPVQVIRAEAPLSRLFGYSTTLRSASQGRATFTMRFSHYDIVEEQPGH; this is encoded by the coding sequence ATGGCCGTCAGGCTGGAGAGAATTCGGAACATCGGTATCATTGCCCACATCGACGCCGGGAAAACCACCCTTACCGAACGCATCCTCTATTACACCGGCAAGATCCATCGCATGGGAGAAGTTCACGAAGGAGCCGCTCAGATGGACTGGATGCCAGAGGAACAAGAACGGGGCATCACCATCTCTTCGGCAGTGACCACGTGTTATTGGCAGGGACACGAAATACATATTATCGACACCCCCGGTCACGTGGACTTCACCATAGAGGTGGAACGATCCCTGAGGGTTCTTGATGGAGCGGTAGGGGTCTTTTGTGCCGTGGGAGGAGTAGAGCCTCAAAGTGAAACGGTCTGGCACCAGGCAGACAAGTACCGGGTCCCTAAGGTGGCCTTCGTCAACAAGATGGATCGCTTAGGGGCCGATTTTACCAAGGTTCTTCAAGAGATGAGGGACAAACTGGCGGCCAATCCCTTGGTGATCACCTTTCCTTATGGGGCCGAAGATCGCTTCCAGGGGGTGGTGGATGTCATCGCCCAGAGACTCATCCTCTGGGATGAGGCCAGCCAGGGGGAAAAGTTTACCTACCACCCCCTACCCGATGAACTGATAGCCGAGGCCAGAGACTATCGGGAGGCCCTCTTAGAGACCCTGGCGGATATCGATGATTCCATCATGGAAAAATATCTGGCCGAAGAAGAAATCACGGAAGCGGAGATACACCAGGCCATCCGCCGGGCCACCTTAGGGCTTAAAGGGGTACCAGTTTTTGCCGGGGCAGCCTTAAAGAACAAAGGAGTCCAGCCGCTTATTGACGGCATCGTCCGCTATTTACCCAGCCCCTTAGATGTTCCTCCGGTAGAGGGCCTTAACCCCAAAACCGGAGAGCTTGAGAGCCGGCCCCCCAAAGAGGGAGGGCCCCTTGCTGCCCTGGCTTTCAAGGTCCAGATGTTCGAAGGTCGCAAGATGGTCTATGTTCGCATCTACTCTGGCCGTCTTGAGGTAGGAAAGGCGGTCCTCAATGTAGGCAAGGGGCTCAAGGAAAAGGTGGCCCGGATCTTTCGGGTCCATGCCAACAAACGCGAACGCCTGGAGGAGGCCGGCCCCGGAGCCATCGTGGCCGTCATGGGTCTAAAAGGCACGGCCACCGGGGATACCCTGGCTGATCCGGAGCATCCCATCCTCCTTGAACCCATTGAAACCTATGAACCTGTCATCTCCATTGCGGTGGAGCCCAAAACCCGAGCCGACGAAGAAAAGGTCCACCAGGTGCTCTCTCGGGTAGCCGAAGAGGATCCCACCTTCCGGGTCCGCTTTGACGAAGAAACCGGCCAGACTATCGTCTCTGGTATGGGCGAACTCCACCTGGAGGTTATTCTCCAGCGGATAAAACGAGAATATCATCTGCCCATCAATGTTGGCCGCCCCCAGGTAGTCTATCGAGAGACCATCACCCGGCCGGCTGAGGCCACGGAGGTCTTTGACCGAGATATCGCCGGCGTAAGACAAAAAGTAGAAGCCACCCTGGCCATAGCCCCCCTTCCCAGGGGAGCCGGACGTCAAATCCGAATTGAGCCCCCCCTGGCCGAGGAGCTTCCGGAAGCCCTGCGTCAGGAGCTAGAGGAAACCCTTTACCAGAGCCTTGAGGCCGGTGTGGCTGGCTACCCCGTCTGGGACATAGAGATTCGCCTAAAGAGGCTCTTCTTCGCCGAAACCGCCGGGAACTTGGCCATCAAGGCCGCCATTACAGCAGCCCTCAAGCAGGCTTTAGAGGCGGCCGGACCGGTGCTTCTTGAACCCATTATGGCCCTAGAGATTCTCACCCCGGGAGAGTTCATGGGTGATATAATCGGCGACCTTACCGCTCGCGGAGGAAAAGTGGAGACTATTGAGGCCCGAGGGCCGGTCCAGGTTATACGCGCCGAGGCCCCTCTTTCTCGCCTCTTTGGTTACTCTACCACCCTTCGTTCGGCCAGCCAGGGAAGGGCCACCTTTACTATGCGCTTTTCCCATTACGACATAGTCGAGGAGCAACCCGGTCATTGA
- the plsY gene encoding glycerol-3-phosphate 1-O-acyltransferase PlsY, producing MIESLWSPRVLVIILAAYLLGAVPFGLLIGFLRGKDIRQMGSGNIGATNVARCVGKTWGVITLVLDVAKAALPVYLASRLAPEALREVLPALAGLAAFLGHLYPVYLGFRGGKGVATAVGVYLFLCPVALAINVIIFVAVVAKSGYVSLGSLLTSLLMPALVWFTCHSLSVTLLASVMALLIWWRHRENIARLLRGEEKSWRGARE from the coding sequence ATGATAGAAAGTCTCTGGAGTCCTAGAGTACTGGTCATCATCTTGGCCGCTTATCTTTTGGGGGCCGTTCCTTTTGGCCTTCTGATCGGTTTTCTCAGGGGCAAGGATATTCGCCAGATGGGTTCTGGTAACATCGGGGCCACCAATGTAGCCCGGTGTGTGGGTAAAACCTGGGGAGTTATAACCCTTGTCCTAGATGTGGCCAAGGCCGCCCTTCCCGTCTATCTGGCCAGCCGTCTGGCGCCGGAGGCCCTCAGGGAGGTCCTTCCGGCTCTGGCAGGTCTGGCAGCCTTTTTGGGGCATCTTTATCCGGTGTACCTGGGCTTCCGGGGGGGCAAGGGCGTGGCCACGGCGGTGGGGGTCTATCTATTTCTCTGCCCGGTGGCCCTGGCCATCAATGTGATCATCTTTGTGGCCGTGGTGGCTAAAAGCGGTTATGTTTCTCTGGGCTCGCTGCTTACCTCTCTTCTTATGCCGGCCCTGGTCTGGTTTACCTGCCACAGTCTTTCGGTGACCCTCCTGGCCTCGGTGATGGCCCTTCTCATCTGGTGGCGTCATAGAGAAAACATCGCCCGCCTCCTTCGGGGAGAAGAAAAAAGCTGGCGAGGAGCCAGAGAATAA